The Salvelinus fontinalis isolate EN_2023a chromosome 32, ASM2944872v1, whole genome shotgun sequence nucleotide sequence tTAGTGAATCTCTTGATCCTCTCCCTGATAATACATTGTtagttacttttgatgttgaATCGTTATACAGAATATTCCACACGAGGGCGGTATTGAAGccatggaacattgtcttctgcAACGTGACCCTAATGAACTACCTTCCAGTGCCTGCATTATAACATTGGCTGAAATAGTACTTGCACACAACTACTTAATGTTTGtaaatgatttatttattcaGACGAAGGGTACTGCTATGGGATCCACTAAGGCTTCTAACTATGCTCATTTGTatgtgggttacatggagaaacagtCCATTTTCAATCCTCTCAACAACAAAACATATTGTCTAACATTCTTATTTGGAAACGGTAcattgatatttttgttctattGAGGGGTGAAGTGAAACAGCTCCAGGCATTCCATGCTTCTCTTAACTCTTGTTCTGAGCACCTGAGATTTACTATACAATCTGACACACGTCAAATCAGTTTCCTTGATCTTCTGATTTTGTTTGAGGataatgttctatacactgatcttttcaggaaacctactgatcgtaacagtttattgaaaaacagtttgccctatagccaattctgtcgaatcaaaagaatttgcaaaaaaACAATCAGACTTCGACAGAAATATGTCTGAGACGCAAAGCAAATTCAAGGAGGGGGTACAAAAATGGTCAGATTAATACTGTCATTGAAAAATTCAAAACTAATCGAGACATAAGCTCTTTCAAGGACAAGTCTCGCAAAAATAAGCATTCTTGCGTTCTAGCTACACACTATTTAAAGTGTTCTGAACAAATGACGGGAATctttcacaaacattggcacattctatGATCCGATGACAGTATCGGACCCTCACTTGGTGGTATTCTCGCTTGGCAGAAATCTCAGATAAATTGATAAACTGATTTACCACCCTTAAATATCCCTGCACAATGTCTATTTGCGCCTCTACTGGATGGAAACTACAAGTGTAACGGCTGcgctcaatgcaatggcacttaaaAATGTAGATCAATCAAACACTcccaaacagggaaacagatccctatcaaaggtgttatcacgtgctccactaaggcagttatttatcttataacttgtccaTGTGGTAAAAAgtatgtgggtaaaacaaagcgcgaATTAAAAGTACAAATCTcggagcatcgtagcaccatcaGGTGCAAAAACTCGAtttacccagttgcggcccactttttggaagtGAACCACTCGATTTCGCCCCAACGTTATatcggcatcgaacatgtcaccctccctaggagatggggtgacctcgacaatttattATTACAACAAGAGGATGCCTGGATCTTTCATTTAAAGACCCTTGCGCCCTTTGGTCTCaatgtagactttgatctgaaacCATTGTGATTTTGCTACTCATTGTAAATgtgtagccaaattgtatctacGATTGTATGCTATCCATTCATGTTTTTTGGGAATCTgggaattaaccaatgatatcaggccacacccggccatgattacagacacctgtgtgtgtccttagACACTAAACTAGTGCCCCgtagtgtttgtcattataccctgatgaagacagcttttctgtcgaaacgttggatattaggttattataaactggttgattcagcactgaatgctgattggctgacagccatggtatatcagaccatataccacgggtatgacaaaacatttacttttactgctctaattatgttggtaaccagtttataatagcaataaggcacctcgggggtttgtgatatatggccaatgcaccacggctaagggctgtgtccaggcactccgtgttgcgtcgtgattaagaacagcccttagctgtggtatattggctatataccgcACCTCCTCGGggtcaaatcatgatgtcagtgatcttcaggtcggaaagttggagctctagaaagaggcccgagttggatgactgttcaaaaaaAGAATCCCAGTCGgcgttttttttttctcccagaGTTCAAAGTTGTCTTTCTGAGTTCCGAGTTGTTTGAACGTGGCATCAGATTGTAACTATGGTACCCTCAGGGTTGCCAGCGCATCCCCCCCCCACCTCCAggggttttattttttatttagctTATAAACTTCTCCTGTGTTTGCCCATATTTATTGATAAATCCCCCATCATAGTGGTTTCATCCAAACTTGACAACCCTGATAAACTTTCGTATGGTTAGGCTAGGCAGTAGGCTTCTATTTGGAGTGATGATCTGAGAGGtgataacattttatttgctttGTGATTTGTCAAAAACCGTAAATGACTTGTCAAGTCATGTGCTCCAGTTCTCGTATGCACTATAACAAGTACATTGAAGTTTGGCCACTTTTCAGCATATTACAAATCTAAATTTTTCAGGCAAAGGGCGCAGCCATCGTTGAATTTGTTTATTTGCGTTTTATAGTGAATGCATTCTGGGATTAGGGAGTATTTACTTGTCAAACATGGCTGCCATCATAAAGAATTTAACTGCTGTTAATTTAGCTGACACGCATCTCTTTTCTAAACAATATTGCATTTCTCCCTTGTGCTCACCAGAGATGTGGCACATTGTAAATAAGTCTGACTGTTAAGTCACTAACTTATGTTTTGGTCAGCGCAACCTGTTATTTAGACTGGTTTATGGAATGAGTTTGGCTGTGGATGTGTTCGGGTGATGATTGGATGATGTTCGCATTTATCTTTTACAATAAAAGATGAAATTGAGGAATAAAGTTGTGAAGACTTATTTCCAATTAGTACAAAACATTATTTGGATGCTTTTCAGACAATGATAGTTTAGACGCGTTTGTTGCATCATACGTTCTGTTGCTACTGTTCCAATCATATTAGTGATGGTTCGCTGCAGGGACCGTGCACTCAACAATGATCACATATGTGATTGTATGCATCAAAGGGTTTAATACATGCAATAGGACAGTGATCACATTTGTAAAGATGATGATTGACCGCTGTCTTGAGTCTTTCAAAGTTATCAGCTCTTTAAAATCCTGCTTTAGCAGCTCCGAATTAGGCAGTTTGAAGTCGTTAGACCCAGGCCTCTGGCATAGCATGGAAGAAAGCCACTGAGTAATAGCCTTAACCTTGTGCCCCAGTATAGCACAAGGTTGTTAATCCAGAAATCAAAACATTTCTGATCTCTGAGCTGCCGACGATTTGAACCGGGCCGGTGGTAGATTCCATCAGAGGAAGGGGACAGAGCCTCTGAAGTCAATCGGGGCCAACTATTAGAGGAATTGAGCTTCCCAAAGCACGGTAAACATTCCAGACATGTGTATCATTGTCATGAAGTTCTTACTACTGCAGTCTCATGACCACAGCTGATCAGGGTTACATACTGAAATGTTAGCAGGGCCTCCAGCGTGAACATTTTTATGATTATATGGTAATAAACTCAGGGAATTTAATAAGTGTCATCTCTCACACAATCATTTTCATACAGCTGCTAGTGAGAGGTTCTGAAGCACTTTATGGTGTACAATTGCATTTTTTGTTCTTTGTATGCAAACATGACTATAAAATGTGCAAAGACGATGAAAACCAGGCACTTTCAAagtcattttatttgtatttacaattgCCTTGAGTGTTAATATACACAGGACAACCTTATTGGGCCTTCAACAGTGTTCCAGTCCCAGACAAAAAAAGTGGGGTGGGAAAACAAGTCACTTCAATGTTTAATCATCAAGGTTTTTTTCTACAGAAGATAGTCACACTAGCTGAGTATTCAAGAAATAACATGATCAAGTTGAGCCAGATATGTCCCTACAAAGCTGTGCCTTCATAGCTCCTTGCATTTGACAGTTGAAATGTAAAACACTACAATGACAGCCAACAGAGACTGGTCAAAATGCACTTATAAAATGGTACATAGTTCTTAGTCTTCAACACAAATCCAAGGGAAATGCAAAAAGCAGACCcagcttttttttttaacaatcaATTTTTGTAGCAACAGAGTACTTTAAATCAGAAACCATCTCTGATAGAAATACATGCACCGTAAACACCTAACATAAAACAAACTAAATCATACCAACCAAAAGGGTGAAAGGCAAACAAAACTAAAGATGATCTAATGATCAGTTCAACAATAAAAGGGATTTTGGTTTGGGTATGCTGACTTCCAAATGTGTGTCAACTTCACAAAATGCCATGTCCAGAACACCCTTCCATTCTAAAGGATCTAATTCATAATTTTACAATGCATCCATTTCCTCTTAACTCCATTAGGTAGTAACATGTACTGTTTTAGGAGAACATACACCAAACATACTGCAAGTCTATatacatgcttcaccataggcgGTGGATCTGGGCACCATTCAAAGTACCATGTGATACAGATTTGATTGTCTAAGCAGTAAAAGCCAGTCACAGCGACTCAGAAATGCTACGTGACAGCATTGGGATTCAGTTTTCAACAAAGGGAAGGATGCTATGACTTGGTGAACAAAGCTGCGAATCGTCTTTAAAGGAGAGAATTTCCGCTGTAACATGTCATCGGCAGGACAATCAAAACAAGAAAATAAAACTTATTAAAAaggaaaaaaatacattattCACATACAGTAAGCTTTTCAGTGCTACTGATAGTTACAAATAAAAGATTTCAGCACCGATTAATGACGGTAAAAAAAGGTATTAGTAAAATAACACTTAAACTAAAGTGTAACAACAACCATGTTTGATAAATGCATTTAACACAACTTAAGTATTTCCCTTAGAGATGATATATTCATATACAATATAGATGGCTAAAAAGGCACAATATAAATATGTACAAGACACTCTAGAAAGATGCAAACAAATACACAAAGAACACATTCTTAACGGTCAAGCTGCAGGGGTGTGTAAAACTGGCAAATCTTCAGGCTCAGTATTGTTTAGTCCTAATCTCACACAGACCAGGGTTTAATAATATCAACCCTCTAACCACCTCTCTTGACCAGCTAGCTACATGCGGCAACAAAATGTCCCTTGAAATATAGACCAGTTAATAACAGGCATACCATTACCACTGACCAGAAATGTATTGCACGATCATCCCTGTTTTCCCCCCCAATATGTATAATGACGAGGGTAGATCGACTAACTACACTGCAAACAGACAGCGGCTGTATATTTTTTGGGCATCCCAGCTAGTTCACAGATGAATTACCAACTTGGGGACATATCTTTGTATGCTGCTGTTTCTCTATTCAAAATGTGACGATAGGAAAATCTGTGGTATTTGGAAACTGATGTCACACTTGGGaaataattcaacacatattTTTGGTAAGTTACCCACCACATTGAAATAATGGTATCTGGGCTTGTGTGTGACCCCGCACCATACAAATCAACTATAGGTTGATTTTACAATTGCGACCTAGACACAATTCCATTTATCAATGACTCAAGCAGTTGATCTTTGTGATGGAAAATATCTGTCATGCGAGGTAATCAGGACCACATTGATCAGACAAACCTCCTGTGACTTGGTCTAACATAATTTCCAGTattgaacaataacaacaatTGCATTGTATCTTAAACAACATGTGATTGAATTGTGCCATTTGCCATTCCGTTCAGcgaactgcttttaaatgctattTGTCAAGTTTAAGTCCCTTTGCAGGAATTCAAGGACACTTAGGGCTGTGCTCTGAGGAACAGTTAGCCCAGTGGGGACAGCCTCTAAAAGGTTATGTATACATGTACACACATTGAACTTCAGCACAATGCTGAAGAAATTACACATTGTTTTGAAGGCCCATCCTTGGTCTTTTAAAGTTAATTTACAGAAAGGCCTGGTTTGGCTTATCTTAGGTAATACAGCAACCTGGGGTCCATAGATATCATGCAGTGAAGTACAGGCTAGGTTCTTCATTGAGTCATTGTCTTTGCCACACATCAGTTTATGTAAAAAGACCACAGAAGACTGTTAGGCTGTTGAAGTCTGACACAGTGGCGAGGTCGGGACAGCTGAAAGAAGGGTGGTTTTATAATGAGCATTCTATCAACACAACATTCTATCTCCATGGAGGACATTGTAAGTACTAGAGTATAGCTAGTAGAAAGGTTACATCCAGAAGGCAATTGAAGGTCATTACTAAGTAGCCATCTCATCATATGCTTAGAAAAACTAAATCAATTACCAACCCCACTCAATGCTGCCTCAGTAACATTGAATTCTGTTTTCAAGCTTTGGAATGAGTGCAAAATAACCTAAAAATGATAAAAATAATTAATTTAGTGACATTATCCTTTCATGTATAGCTACTGAGGGCTCTAAAACAATCCAAAGCGTCCGTCCGTGATGCCCGACATTGCTGCAGACCTTTGCTTTGGTCGATCCACGAATGAGAGACAgcgtgcatcccaaatggcacccttttccataTATAGTCACTacttagtcaaaagtagtgcactgcatagggaatatggtgtcatttgggatgaacacagaggaacaacagCCTGTGGGTTGTGGAGCCAGAGGTTTGTCTTCTTCCCTTTAGTTGTGTCCTCTCTGACTGCTGTGCCCAGTGCCAGGATAGCTGCCATAGGGAGAGTGCTGCTGGGCAGGAGCCCTGCATCAGAGAGTATATCTGTCCAGTCTACTTCCCAACCACTGCCATCCCCAAGTCCACCTCAGTTCAGTCCATGGCCATCACACTGGGGCAAGAGTAACTCACTAGGGCCAGCAGGTgtgtaagggtgtgtgtgtgtgtatttcagagGGCTGGGGTGGAGCCGAgtacctaataataataataaagaaaaGAAGTCACTCCACAAGCGAACAGTGGTGTGACTGACTGTTTCCCTCTGTGTCAGACCTCTATCCCTTCCGCTCTACAAGAAGTCGAGCTCCAGAGCTTGGTGCAGGGATACTAGGTCCCCGTGGGTGGAGATACGCCAGAAAGGCATGTTGTGCTGCAAAAACAGAGCAGAGATGCCAACAGTAAAATCAATACACCAAGACTAATTTACTGGAGTGTTGAGTGTAAATGGTGAATTACTGCCAGCTGTTTGTTCAGTCTTAATACCTTGTAATATGCAGCTGATACCCAAATACACATAGGCCTACCTGTTTTGCTGCAAATTCCTCATCACGGCCATCTCCTACCACCACATAGGTCACCTTCTTCCCAAAGCGAGAGACGATGCGCTCAAAGCAGCTCTCTTTCCCTACAGaaagaccacagcaaaatcataaGTAAATAGTCACAAGGATACACACTAGTAGATTGACTTTCAGCTGAGATACTCAAATGCTGGATTTAATCCATTTCATCCACCttggatcaaatacaaatcctttAAACCCCACGGCTATGGAGAACATGGGTTAAGGTCTGTGTGTTAGTTTACCTATCTTGGTGGCACTGTAGATGTTCTCTATGGGGAAGACGTCCCCCAGGCCGTAGAGCAGCACCTTGGCCAGAGCAGGCACCAGCTGGGTGGTCGTCACCAGGACATTCATACACTTACCCCTGTGGACACGGATGCACACACAGTGAGTCAGGCCACAATAAACTCCACTACTATACACTTCCAAATttcagtaaaaataaataaaaacccatcAAATTACACTGTAAAATAAGAACATAGAATGTCTAAAATGGCAAACTCACTGTGCTGACCTGGACTGGATGAGCAGCAAGGATTTGAGTGCCGTACTAAGCCAGGCGTCCGTCACATTTTCCATCTCAGACTGCAGTCGAAGGAGCAGCTCCCTCTTCATGGGACTCAGCAGgcctggaggagagcagaggagttaGATGTGTTATTACCAGGAAAGGCCCAAGAACACAAATATAGCATCACTCATTTCTTGCATTGATGCCGTATATAAAAACAATACCATCAGAGCAGGGCGTTTAGAGGTTATTACCACAGAAACCAGGAGATGGCGCAGGAACACATTTACAACCTCCCCATCGTCGCCCTATTCTTTTTCCATCTATTGGAATGTGGCTTTAGGTCTGGCTGTTATATCAATGTCTGGTTAGATTCTACATTCCAGGATGCTGCACACAACAAAATGACTGCACAAACAGGAATATTCCTCCCAGGCGATACTATGACAGGGCAAGAGTACACAAAAGCATCCAGTTTTTATTTGAACAATGCATCAACTTTAAGTAATATTGCGGATATTAATATTCAGATGTCATCAGTGTTTGGACGCCGTGCCCTAAGGGTTTCCCAGTAAGTCACAGACCGGTGATTAGTCCAAATTTGAAGACAAACACAGTTGTCACACATCTCACCTCCCACGTTGCATTTGTATCCGTTGTAGAGATCCTTTAGACGGCGGTAGCGGAAGGCCAGTTTCCTcatccactccactccaccctggactccTGTAGTGGCCCCTGGGGCCCCTCCACCACTGGGGCCGTTGAAGCCGTCCGCCAGGAAGTTATAGGTGCTgataggaggaggatgagaggattgTATGTGGCGAGCGAGGAAATTAGGGTCACTGAGTCACTACCGTTTCCTGATATAAGCATCACAAATCCTCATTATTTAGCTAAATAGTATGGCCTTTTGCATTTACTGGTTGTTTCCAGCAGCATCATAACTGAAGACATGTCCATACCTCAGATCCTGTCCATTGTCATCAGAAGCCATGTCTTCAACATGGACCTGGTCACACTCCTCCAGGTCATTGAAAAACAGGTGCGTGTCTGCCAGCTCGAAGATCAGCTCCTCCATCTGAAGACCCAGGTTCAATACTGTGGCAGGGTCCTACACAACCCCAACAGGACAGAGGTTATATTCATATCAATAGAAATCTTACCACATCAGAGAACTTCTCTCTATTATACAGATGTGTAAAATAATAGATTACAGAGCAAAACATGATAGTTGTGATTTCCCCAATGTTTCTTCATTCCCAAAGACACACCTTGCCAAACTTCTGAGCGAAGGAGCCGGTGAGCAGAGAGTGGAAAATTATGATGGTCTCATCCAGATCCCAGAGAAAGACTCTCTGAAAGAGAcgggagaggaatgagtcagttACTAAAAGTCAGTAACTAAAGAGTGGGATTAATCAGAAATTATTCAATTTATAAAATTACATGAACATGTAAAAACGAAATAACATGTTGTAAAGCAGATACATAAATAACAAAGACAATTAAAGAACCAGTCACCTGAGTAGCTGGTTAATTTGTAAGTCTGTATATGAATGACTGCATTTTTAAACAGTCTGAGGTGgggtttttgaagtgttttttaaatgtatgctttggccacatacgaggataggatgagtcaacaacattatttgggtacgAGTTAACAGAACATTTAAAAAGTGATATTTTCACTGGAAAGTTACTTTAAAAATAACTTCATCCAAGTAGCTGGTAAATTTGTATGTGACTGGGTGAGTAAGTGGTTGTGCATCTCTGTTCATGTGGGTCCTATAGTTACCTCAAGGTCGTTGTCAGTGGGCTGGTTGCTGTCTGATTTCTTGGCCTTCCCCTTGGCCTTGCCAGCAGGGTTCCTCCTCCCTGCCTCATCCTGGTCCCGGGCCCCTGTGGGGAGAGCCACACCTGCCGGGAGGGCCACTCCGGTCGGGAGGTTCTCACGTGGAGACGCGTCTGAGGGAGATGGCAGACAGGTTGTGGATTGATAGTTGACAATTCAGTTGAGCACTGACACATTCTCCTATGTTTCTGAATGTTGAACACCTCAGCCTAAATGGCCTAACAAGCCGGTAATCAAAGCAATGTTGATAACACATTAACTACTGGATCCCAGTGTTATCCATCCAGCTATATTCTAAACATGGAACTGACATTCATCCGGTAAGGCAGTGTGACACCGATAACGGGAGTTATCAAAAGTACCTATAGATACCTGCATGGTCATAAGGTAAGACTAAGGTTGCATTTATTTTATGTATTAGTCGTCAATGTTTTGgtgtcaaactggtggcagtaGTGAAATACGTCAATCAatggaagagttgcagagttaattgaaaattATGAAATTGTTGATTAGATGTTTTTTTAATTAATTAGGATATTTTCTCTTGAATCATATTGGCCTATCTACTAGAAAAACTAATGGACACTGATAAACAATGAATACTATATAAGAATACATTTGTtaaaagttattcaagtataaattaccaaagttaccatAGATTGCTATTGattctgttaattaccaaaataaCGTTAACTTTTGTAAACTACCGGTAGCTTTGTAACCCTAGGTAAGCCGGTACTAGCTATTGTTATGAAGTAAGGCTGAAGTACCTGTAGTGCTGGGCAGTCCAGCGGAGGCACTGCCCTCCGTCTTGATGGCTGGATAGCCAGCCACACCAACACTGGATCCATTCCCTTCGCTATTGGGCTGGCCGGCGAGCAAGTAGCTAGGAGGCGGGGCGTAGTACTGAGGGAACTGGCCCTGGCCCAGAGAGTTATAGCTGCCGAACTCCTGCAGCATGAGAGACACATACAGAGAAGGGACATGAAACAATCAAGGATGGATTTACAGGCCGtgtcccacagggctctggtcaaaagtatggCAGTTGTGAGGCAGCCATACTCCATCAGACATACTCCGTAAATGCATTGTGCCTTGACCCTGCACCGCACTGAAGGCTCTGTGTAGAGATTTTGGTCTTGCCGTAGGTTGTAACTTTACATATGCTCCAGTGACGTTTTGCTACAGAGACGAGGGCAGTTGCAGTGACCATATTAGcaccacaccggcagtcatgaccGGAGTAAAATTCTACATGAAagttgagtcacggtaatctcctcttatgcactctaGACATGCCTTAGTAGTAGCCTATCCAACTGGCTAACgatcatcaggtcctaatggtctgctactcagggctctattgtccctctaaccactgacAATG carries:
- the LOC129830933 gene encoding eyes absent homolog 3-like isoform X2, encoding MSGGRGSADMDDLQDLPELPIKKARHELNVGLDKEPRGLGGDDQSPPTLLGSGDQDDSFSSLSNAQLDGGSRDQSGSDRGGAGPQACDESMNPYTHTAVTCKELTMTTASEYNSHIYHGSSPAVTSYSSQVAFPPLTQSTVYTAFPQAGQTYGLPPFGAMWPGVKTETGLPDAVPSVGQPGFLSFSSAYTSTQPGQVHYSYPSQGSSFTTSSVYTNIPSATTATPTVTHQEFGSYNSLGQGQFPQYYAPPPSYLLAGQPNSEGNGSSVGVAGYPAIKTEGSASAGLPSTTDASPRENLPTGVALPAGVALPTGARDQDEAGRRNPAGKAKGKAKKSDSNQPTDNDLERVFLWDLDETIIIFHSLLTGSFAQKFGKDPATVLNLGLQMEELIFELADTHLFFNDLEECDQVHVEDMASDDNGQDLSTYNFLADGFNGPSGGGAPGATTGVQGGVEWMRKLAFRYRRLKDLYNGYKCNVGGLLSPMKRELLLRLQSEMENVTDAWLSTALKSLLLIQSRGKCMNVLVTTTQLVPALAKVLLYGLGDVFPIENIYSATKIGKESCFERIVSRFGKKVTYVVVGDGRDEEFAAKQHNMPFWRISTHGDLVSLHQALELDFL
- the LOC129830933 gene encoding eyes absent homolog 3-like isoform X4, producing the protein MSGGRGSADMDDLQDLPELPIKKARHELNVGLDKEPRGLGGDDQSPPTLLGSGDQDDSFSSLSNAQLDGGSRDQSGSDRGGAGPQACDESMNPYTHTAVTCKELTMTTASEYNSHIYHGSSPAVTSYSSQVAFPPLTQSTVYTAFPQAGQTYGLPPFGSSFTTSSVYTNIPSATTATPTVTHQEFGSYNSLGQGQFPQYYAPPPSYLLAGQPNSEGNGSSVGVAGYPAIKTEGSASAGLPSTTDASPRENLPTGVALPAGVALPTGARDQDEAGRRNPAGKAKGKAKKSDSNQPTDNDLERVFLWDLDETIIIFHSLLTGSFAQKFGKDPATVLNLGLQMEELIFELADTHLFFNDLEECDQVHVEDMASDDNGQDLSTYNFLADGFNGPSGGGAPGATTGVQGGVEWMRKLAFRYRRLKDLYNGYKCNVGGLLSPMKRELLLRLQSEMENVTDAWLSTALKSLLLIQSRSAQGKCMNVLVTTTQLVPALAKVLLYGLGDVFPIENIYSATKIGKESCFERIVSRFGKKVTYVVVGDGRDEEFAAKQHNMPFWRISTHGDLVSLHQALELDFL
- the LOC129830933 gene encoding eyes absent homolog 3-like isoform X3; this encodes MTCRTCLNCRSRRQGMSSTLDWIKSHGQGLGGDDQSPPTLLGSGDQDDSFSSLSNAQLDGGSRDQSGSDRGGAGPQACDESMNPYTHTAVTCKELTMTTASEYNSHIYHGSSPAVTSYSSQVAFPPLTQSTVYTAFPQAGQTYGLPPFGAMWPGVKTETGLPDAVPSVGQPGFLSFSSAYTSTQPGQVHYSYPSQGSSFTTSSVYTNIPSATTATPTVTHQEFGSYNSLGQGQFPQYYAPPPSYLLAGQPNSEGNGSSVGVAGYPAIKTEGSASAGLPSTTDASPRENLPTGVALPAGVALPTGARDQDEAGRRNPAGKAKGKAKKSDSNQPTDNDLERVFLWDLDETIIIFHSLLTGSFAQKFGKDPATVLNLGLQMEELIFELADTHLFFNDLEECDQVHVEDMASDDNGQDLSTYNFLADGFNGPSGGGAPGATTGVQGGVEWMRKLAFRYRRLKDLYNGYKCNVGGLLSPMKRELLLRLQSEMENVTDAWLSTALKSLLLIQSRSAQGKCMNVLVTTTQLVPALAKVLLYGLGDVFPIENIYSATKIGKESCFERIVSRFGKKVTYVVVGDGRDEEFAAKQHNMPFWRISTHGDLVSLHQALELDFL
- the LOC129830933 gene encoding eyes absent homolog 3-like isoform X1, yielding MSGGRGSADMDDLQDLPELPIKKARHELNVGLDKEPRGLGGDDQSPPTLLGSGDQDDSFSSLSNAQLDGGSRDQSGSDRGGAGPQACDESMNPYTHTAVTCKELTMTTASEYNSHIYHGSSPAVTSYSSQVAFPPLTQSTVYTAFPQAGQTYGLPPFGAMWPGVKTETGLPDAVPSVGQPGFLSFSSAYTSTQPGQVHYSYPSQGSSFTTSSVYTNIPSATTATPTVTHQEFGSYNSLGQGQFPQYYAPPPSYLLAGQPNSEGNGSSVGVAGYPAIKTEGSASAGLPSTTDASPRENLPTGVALPAGVALPTGARDQDEAGRRNPAGKAKGKAKKSDSNQPTDNDLERVFLWDLDETIIIFHSLLTGSFAQKFGKDPATVLNLGLQMEELIFELADTHLFFNDLEECDQVHVEDMASDDNGQDLSTYNFLADGFNGPSGGGAPGATTGVQGGVEWMRKLAFRYRRLKDLYNGYKCNVGGLLSPMKRELLLRLQSEMENVTDAWLSTALKSLLLIQSRSAQGKCMNVLVTTTQLVPALAKVLLYGLGDVFPIENIYSATKIGKESCFERIVSRFGKKVTYVVVGDGRDEEFAAKQHNMPFWRISTHGDLVSLHQALELDFL